Proteins from a genomic interval of Sparus aurata chromosome 21, fSpaAur1.1, whole genome shotgun sequence:
- the LOC115572936 gene encoding schwannomin-interacting protein 1 isoform X2, protein MVHQEKRVYQAQRNERECIRQKLALGSFYDDEPVIYTSCSKNGLSSRLQSGVNLQVCFVNDSSSDKDSDAEDSRTETSLDTPLSPVSKQSSSLSDRDTAEEDSDPLDDCGGFWRVQRRLQEEARVALALARPMARMQVEVERQIQLHRRSPVADLLPHLPHISEGLMKRNLRRGDMRDMSLGQLQVITNDLHSQIQSLNEELVQLLLLRDELHVEQDAMLVDIEDLTRHAHTHQPRQHAEKAVSK, encoded by the exons ATGGTGCACCAGGAGAAACGCGTTTACCAG GCCCAGAGGAACGAGAGAGAGTGCATCAGGCAGAAACTTGCCCTTGGCAGTTTCTATGACGACGAGCCAGTCATCTACACCAGCTGCAGCAAAAACGGCCTGTCCTCCCG ACTGCAGAGTGGAGTGAACCTGCAGGTGTGTTTTGtgaatgacagcagcagtgacaaagACAGCGATGCTGAAGACAGCCGGACAGAAACCAGCCTGGACACACCGCTGTCACCTGTG AGCAAGCAGAGCTCATCGTTATCGGATCGAGACACAGCGGAGGAGGACTCGGACCCGTTAGATGACTGCGGCGGGTTCTGGAGGGTGCAGcggaggctgcaggaggaggccCGGGTGGCGCTGGCTCTGGCTCGACCCATGGCACGcatgcaggtggaggtggaaagGCAAATCCAGCTGCACAGACGCTCACCTGTGGCTGACTTG CTTCCCCATCTGCCCCACATCAGCGAGGGTTTGATGAAAAGGAATCTGAGGCGGggggacatgagggacatgagtcTAGGACAGCTGCAAGTCATCACGAATGACTTGCACTCACAGATTCAGA GTCTAAATGAGGAGCTGGTGCAGCTGCTGCTATTAAGGGACGAGCTGCATGTGGAGCAGGACGCCATGCTGGTGGACATAGAGGACCTCACCAG GCACGCTCACACACATCAGCCGCGGCAACACGCAGAGAAAGCAGTctctaaataa
- the LOC115572938 gene encoding uncharacterized protein LOC115572938 isoform X2 produces the protein MPLVKLYFSPALLLLVLFCPLWQVSQSLPVLSKGPMTDSCVSSARTLLLNITDTLAQNNLFSGIDCTKQSVELNTETNTASVCAPKESTCSGTLKSEFNQDSCLTNIGEDLHHYYKFLAAQPDPQRVLAQSVLLSLKELMNCFAWSLPTDVASDMAAAGRPSSFEERLTLCKVLKGFQVRTITINRAIAYMYSGEHTK, from the exons ATGCCTCTCGTCAAGCTCT acttCTCTCCTGCGCTGCTGCTCCTGGTgctcttctgtcctctgtggCAGGTCAGCCAGTCTTTGCCAGTGTTGAGTAAAGGACCGATGACGGACTCCTGTGTTTCGTCCGCCAGAACGCTTCTACTGAACATCACAGACACACTCGCACAG AACAACTTGTTCAGTGGAATCGACTGCACGAAGCAGAGCGTGGAGCTGAACACGGAGACCAACACCGCATCCGTGTGTGCACCAAAG GAATCAACATGCTCAGGAACCCTTAAGTCTGAATTCAATCAG gatTCATGTCTGACAAACATCGGTGAGGATCTGCATCACTACTACAAATTTCTTGCTGCTCAGCCGGATCCACAGCGTGTGCTCGCTCAGTCTGTTCTGTTAAGCCTCAAAGAACTCATG AACTGCTTTGCATGGTCTCTGCCAACAGACGTGGCCTCAGACATG gctgctgcaggtcgtccAAGCTCCTTCGAAGAGAGGCTAACCCTCTGCAAAGTGCTGAAGGGCTTCCAGGTCCGCACCATCACAATCAACAGAGCCATCGCCTACATGTACTCTGGGGAACACACTAAATGA
- the LOC115572938 gene encoding uncharacterized protein LOC115572938 isoform X1, whose translation MYNDDCIFSSFFLSDFSPALLLLVLFCPLWQVSQSLPVLSKGPMTDSCVSSARTLLLNITDTLAQNNLFSGIDCTKQSVELNTETNTASVCAPKESTCSGTLKSEFNQDSCLTNIGEDLHHYYKFLAAQPDPQRVLAQSVLLSLKELMNCFAWSLPTDVASDMAAAGRPSSFEERLTLCKVLKGFQVRTITINRAIAYMYSGEHTK comes from the exons ATGTACAATGACGattgtattttctcttctttttttctgtcagacttCTCTCCTGCGCTGCTGCTCCTGGTgctcttctgtcctctgtggCAGGTCAGCCAGTCTTTGCCAGTGTTGAGTAAAGGACCGATGACGGACTCCTGTGTTTCGTCCGCCAGAACGCTTCTACTGAACATCACAGACACACTCGCACAG AACAACTTGTTCAGTGGAATCGACTGCACGAAGCAGAGCGTGGAGCTGAACACGGAGACCAACACCGCATCCGTGTGTGCACCAAAG GAATCAACATGCTCAGGAACCCTTAAGTCTGAATTCAATCAG gatTCATGTCTGACAAACATCGGTGAGGATCTGCATCACTACTACAAATTTCTTGCTGCTCAGCCGGATCCACAGCGTGTGCTCGCTCAGTCTGTTCTGTTAAGCCTCAAAGAACTCATG AACTGCTTTGCATGGTCTCTGCCAACAGACGTGGCCTCAGACATG gctgctgcaggtcgtccAAGCTCCTTCGAAGAGAGGCTAACCCTCTGCAAAGTGCTGAAGGGCTTCCAGGTCCGCACCATCACAATCAACAGAGCCATCGCCTACATGTACTCTGGGGAACACACTAAATGA